The Corythoichthys intestinalis isolate RoL2023-P3 chromosome 1, ASM3026506v1, whole genome shotgun sequence genomic interval GGTTTAGgtgtgcgtgtggatgataggccaaacttGTCCCGCCCCTGTCGGCCTCCAATTGGCTTAGTCCTCAGTCTATTGAGAATGGCCACAGTGCTACAGGTGTTCTAATTGGGGTCATTTAGGCTGGAGGTTCAACTAAACACTACAAGCAGTAAATACAAAAAGCAAAACCTcacaaaaaaccccaaaacaatCAAAATAATATAACAACACTTCTACCCTGTgacatttactctcggtccgttcctcattgcgtcctgaagaccgtgtgttgagataattatcggggtttgatttattaaatgtttgcttgattggttgattgaatatttgcttatgctcatatataccataaataatacatattgccatatttttcttatgtatataaccagtaaatgattattgcttgctataccagattgtagtataatgtttaagtgttacaaagtgcaGAAGAGGGTCGGGGTGGCTTCATGGCCGCGTCGTTGCGTAACTGGACCTTCCAGGCATCCTCAGCACCTGGGGTTTGGACTTTCGCCTAGCCCTTCGAGGACgattttccatccgaggacatcttccagggccacagcggtgcataactggaagtgtttggactattctgctgattgtttaacgttgcataactaaaagtgtctgcattattttgactgtttatatattattttgactgtttatatgattgttttgattgtttacataagctcttgctccacacacgtgtatcacttaattccacctacatgcacacacatagccaataaaaaaccacatgggtgtcgcCAGCCTGCTTTCCCCTCCCTCAGGGCGACACCCATCTTGTTCAGggaaaacccctaaataaaataccaaggaggttTTTTGTCCTTTAGATCAATCTTGGTGGCTCATGAGTCACATGTTTgacctccttggccaagaaaactgagtgtcttctctccttatttttgggtaattttacaatgtcaacctaaggatctatttttgaatttgacaccgtgctgactgtgttttagttccgctttccttgacatatttcagtaatcgaAAAATGGATGTATGTGAATCTATCTCAAATCTtctacggccgaatcgcgaataatcaaagaatcggaaatttcgcacgcttcTAGTATTTACTGAACTCATTGTTTGCTGTTCACGGTGCCAAGTCCAATCCTTTTGgtcagcccctcccagtccaaatggactggacgtctactcgtgacaaACACATTTCAATTCATGTCAGAAAATAACTGCCAATAGTTTGGTGGCAGCGTCGTAGACCTTCCCCCTTGAACTCCACCTGCCAGTAGCGGCGTCGCTGCAAACATCCCAAAGCCGACGGGCGGACCGCCTCAAATTCAGTGAGCGAAGCTGCTTGTGCATGTTGAGCCGACACCCGATGCTCTTGAGATCGTCGGACAGTACGTAGCACCGAACTAAATCCGAAGGAGACCAATTGGGCTCAACGTCttctaaaaatgaaaacttggaATGACTCGCCCTTCTTGACACCAAGGACCGAACGTTGTTCTTCGTTTCACCCGGTGAAGCTGAAGAAAGACGCAAACAATCAGAATGGAACGTGAATAAACCCCTTTTTTtgatcaagggcataggtttggtctcaacattggtagggacgataaaaCACAGTCTTCCGCTTGGGAGCCCTGAATCAAAGATTTTCCATTTTCGCTGTCACCATATActgtaaaggcgaggccattccgaaACACAATTGCTGCGTCTTGGTGTTGCAGCGTCACCACGTAAACCGCCCTTAAGTCCGaacataacaaaaataattcacttactaatagtagggtcaattcaatccttacaacatattggaagacaatctaaattacctcttTAACTGAAGTCATGATATAATgctaataaggttgcttaaaagttggtgggggtaatttgagcatcctaaaaagtggGTTGTGTTATGTCCCTTCAGTCTCTATCCAAACCTACACCTTTGGTTTTGATCCTACCACACAGTCTTTAGCTGATAGCTGGGATCCTCTTGGACGTCCAATAAGACCctctttccttcttctcctatTTGATTGCCCCAAAGGTACAGCTCTTGAAGATGAGAGGAGTGTAACTTGAGCGCCTTAGCCAATGAAACGCACCCTTTATCCGTGATATTGCACCATGAAAGTCTGCAACAAATGAAATTACTGCCTGAAGTCAGGAAGGGAACAAGGTTCGACTGAAAGTAACAGTTTGCCTTTTCCTTGGCTAATAATCACAGCGATTCTTTTTATTGGTCGACCAGAATCATAGAAGATTTCTAACTGGAGGAGCTCCTTACTGGAGGACTTTTAAGCTGCAGTGTGGACTGGCCAGTCCTTCCGAGATGATCTCGACCCCCTCGTCCGACAGATCGTTCCAGCACAGGTccagctcttgaagatgggaggggtTTAACTTGAGAGCCTCCCCCAATGAAACACATCCTTGCTTCGTGATCCCGCACTCTGACAGCCTGCAACAAATGAGATAATTGCCTGAAGTCGGGAAGGGAACCTGGTTAGCGTTATAAACGTTTGATTGAAAGTAACATTTCGTCTGCCTTTTCCTTGGCTAATAATAGTCGTGATTCTATTGATTGGTCGACTGGAACCACGGGAGATTTCTAACTGGAGGAGATACTTACTCGAGGACTTGTAAGGTGCAGTGTGGACTTgccagtcctttcgagaggGCCTCAACACCCTCGTCTGTCAGATTGTTGAAGTTCAAATAAAGCTGTTGAAGATAGGAAGGGTTTAACATGAGAGGCTCGGCCAACGACACACATCCTCGCCCCGTGATCCCACACTCTGACAGCCTGCAACAAATGAGATAATAGCCTGAAGTCAGGAAGGGAACCTGGTTGGAGTTATGAAGGTTTGATTGAAAGTAACATTTTGTCTGCCTTTTCCTTGGTCAATAATTGCAGCAATTCTTTTGATTAGACAATTGGATCCACGGAAGATTTCAGACTGGAGCAGATCCTTACTTGAGGACTTGTAAGACGCAGTATGGactggccagtcctttcgagaggatctTGACCCCCTCGTCCGACAGATTGTTGAAGTTCAGGTGCAGCTCTTGAAGATGAGAGGGGTTTAACTTGAGAGACTCCGCCAACAAAATGCATCCTTGCTTCGTCATTCCGCAGCATTGTAGCCTGCAACAAAATAGATGATTGACTGAAGCCAGCGAAGGGAAACTGGTGAAATTTATAAAGGTTGTACTGAAAGTAACATTTTATCTGCCTTTCCTTGGCTAATGACAACAGTTATTCTATTGATTTTTCGACCGGAACAACAGAAGATTATGATCAGGAGGAGCTCTTTACCCCAGGAATTGTAAGATGCAGTGAGGACTGGTCAAtcctttcgagaggatctcGACCCCCTCGTCCGACAGATCGTTCAGACTCAGGTCCAGATGCCTCAGGTTGGAGGGAGAGCTGAGGACGGAAGCCAGCAGGTGACAGCTGCGTTTGTCCAGGTAACATTCGACTAGCCTGGAGATCACATGCAGGAGGAACACGTGAGAGCGATCCAAACAtaattttttgctttaaaccaagactCTAGACTTTCTAcactttgtacttatttttattcatttatgtaaggctacttatttatttccttaaaattaaaaaaaaagtcaatgtttgctttgtcttcaaaatatattccatttcactgtataatgtaagtcatttgtactgattttgtactgaaaaaaaaaaagtcaatgttcacATCCTGTGTTCttgaatagttaaaattgaggttttgctttTAGATTTGAAGAAATAAGGggaaaatatggcggaaaacacagacaaagctaaaaaaaaacagtttctgctcttgcactcctctttaaaagaaactgatgtattttaggccaaaacaactgttgtgtttgatagaacaatatgtctatatgctgccatagcagattcatggcgcatgaagcccccaaactatttttaatttgtccgttttaccctgaaaacccccatttacagacgtcgtgcaaccgcttttgtttcaacccagccataaaacgaaggtaattaaatatatttattattcaaaatgtctgtcgtttttagctcacaatcattaattgatgtctcatatttggtttaaaaaataaataaataaaacttttaaaaattattcactcacatattttaaacttttaaacaaattatgtcacaatgaaaaaaactggCGTCTGTAaagaagtcacggatatctacctcataactaacgcttaattttattttttttgttatcgtagcattttctccgatgtgttagatgataaatcatcgatccaaaaaaagaaaaattgaaaaaaaaatgtttaaaagggtaaatatatgaaaaagaacatctcgaccactgttTGAtgcctgcgatttctgcatcgtaacccttgttattattattatattacgatgtttcacccagaaaatccccaaaaaatccatccAGGTGAGGGCATTCAcagatgtgtcttgacactgagtgatacatgctacatggaatttttggatcaaaacaaggtaagtatgcgataatatctcgttaaagtcatggcgtctttaattctgctctcgtgtgctctcacctccagatagggttttgctgtttaaaaaaatatttttttttagaaatgccctcctgttcaaagtttttcttcccccagaaaattgagattttaagatttccaatgatgtatcacacatgcatatcggacaattttgaagttggccaaattgggggtcccagagcggaacttcaagtcaccagagtgttttccgccatatacattcgGTGGCATTTTAGATGGAATTTTGTGaatcagtgaaaaaatacaattttgcatggatatcagtttctcatttatgccttgatccagtgtaatgcagtagcctaatgcatgtgtgaaacctttcattcattcatgattTTTCCGAGCCAATTATCCTCAagagggtcacgggggtgctggagtcaatcccagctaactaaggGCAGTATGCGGGGTACAgtctgaatcggttgccagccaatagcAGAGAACAAGGAGATGAACAACCATTCGGGCACACAGTCATACCTGGGGACAATTtagagcagtggtctccaacccggtCCTCAAGACCCGCTGTCGGTGCAGGACtttattccaaccaaacgagatgactactttttcaccaatctggtgttttactagtgcaatcagttgattgcagtcaagtGCTGCATGTTTTAGCAGAaagctcattggttcaactatctgtgctggatcgGCAAGAACAAACACCACGACCCACAGCTGGCCATTGAGGaccgggttggagaccactgatttagagtgttcgatctgcctaccatgcatgtttttgggatgtggggagAAACCGAAGTACCCAGTAAAGAactcacgcaggcacggggagaacatgcaaacaacatacaggaaggctggagcccaggattgaacccttgatctgttGTGTTTTAATGTGTGTTACATTTATAAgagtgccaaaagcagtttttacatttctgtggttttaggaggtttaccCCCACCCCCCTCAAAAAAGGGCTCTGTGTCGAAttttatgtcagggagttctagcacgaaattctagccacttttgcCCCTGATCACAACAGAAAGAGATTGCAGCATTGCAACAACATACAACTATGGTGtcaccaatgggagcgtcgcgttgccgtatcgaGCGCACCAATAGTAGTGTCGCGCTTACAAATCCCTCCGCCTAAGGTGCCAACAGTAGTCTTACTGAAGCTACAATATGTTTTCGTTGAATTTTTCCTGTGCACTAAGTATGTGCAAGAAATGCGCCAATGCGCATGTGCGCAGCTTACAGGGAACATTTGTACCAGTGCCAACTATTTCCGGTTTCCTAACTCATTCATTCCCTGCCATCTTCACAAGACATTCTGTTGATTTGCAAAGATTTTGGCTGTTCCGTCAAGCGCCACAGAATATTGTGTTTGATGGCGAAACAAACTTAAAAACGAACAATGGCGtaacgcaagcaacacgtcacttccgctcattaatattcatgacattagctactgttgctaagtagggacaggccaccgtttgtccctaataggaaatgaatggaaatcgggtacgaaggagatgtttacagagctaatccTACCAAttatctccgaaaatgatgtgcctggtggcaaattgactggcaaagatgtggaagaacataaaaatgctcagttaaagagatggctttagtgtcgaaggctgaaaaagagtgaaacgtgaatggattcgccgagctggtgttaaagtccgcgcaagttgattcggtcttcacattttttcctcccgagtttttggtttccggaaacgtatgaagaaaacatccttcatgtgtcgtaatgtctggagtcgtttctacaagttccaaaatagcaatgcgtgatcggcatgtttgtttttggaagattaccggagaaaagtagcactaattacgttgGGTTAATGtgtgggcgggtctataatgtcccacttgggCTTTACTTCCGGTTTATGATGcgtcgtcacggtctaaaaatagcctgcgtgcggtacgccattagatTCCCATCTTTCCTCATGAAAATAAGTTTTTCGGTCTTCAGTGATGAGCAGTTAAAGATCAGGAACTCCTGTTTGTCTATGCCTTTGGTAGCGAACctaagtgttccaaaaaaagtacaaacacATCTTTGGGAGTGACTGAGTTATTTtcgttttgtttttgggttgGATGTTGAGATatgcaattgtttttgttttaattttatttttttgcatttgtcttgttttcagttttttttttttttttttttttttttttttttgcgttttgcagttttgttttttggtcattGTGTTTTGTGACTTGTTGGACTGGTTTTGATATGCAAttgttttcagattttttttttttttttgcccgttttgtgatttgcagtcgttttgttttgttgagtCATCAAGTTTTGTGAATTGTTgcacatgtttttggatttgcCATTAGCACTTACTCTAATTTTTGAGAAGCCTTGACAACCACCAACAGTTTCTCGAGCACCAAAGGTGATTGGGCGTATTCCGACAGGTAAATGGACTTCAAGGTTTCGTCGTTGGTAAGTAAGAAGGCCAGGGCAGACCACATATAATCTGGCATGTCTTCCCAGTGGAAACTTaagactatttctttctggatCTGCTTCAGCAAGGAGTCGTCCTTCAGCTCGTTTAAGCAGTAGAACAAGTTGATGTTGTTCTCTGGAGTGTTCCGTTTGATCCTTTCCTTGATCAACTTGACTGTTTTTGACTTGCTTTGCCTGCAGTACTGAGGGGCCTTCAGCAGTTCACCCACTACTTCCTGGTTGCACGGCAAGGAAAGACCAACGAGGAAGCGAAGGAACAAGTCCAGGTTTCCTTCACTCTCCGAGGCTTTCTGGAGAGCTGACCTTAGGACCTCAGTGATTTTCCAAGAACCTtcatcttctttttcttcttctgctAATTCTGTTTCTTCGTCTTCTGATTCTATTTCTTCTAATTCTTctgatttttcttcttcttggaAAACACCTGCCGGTTCCAGCTCTGAATCAGTCAGTACGTTCTTGTTGTCGTGGAAGAGGCTCATCATCACGTAGAATGCGGCCATATACTCCTGGATGGTCAGATGGATGAACTGAAACATCTTGCCTTGTAAGTTTCTTCTGAGCGGACGGACCTCCCTGAACACCTCGGTGAATATTCCGCAGTGTTTTGCGGCTTGTTCGTAATCAAAGCCGCAGTCCGCCAGATCCTTCTCATAGAAGATTTGACGTTTACTCATGGTGTTGTGAAAGGCCAGCTTTGCTAGCGCTTTCACGTCACAGGCATACTCCGTCGTCTGTCTCTCCTTGCTCGTGTCAAGGTGGCGAAAGGCATGCTCTGAGTACAATTCGGTCAGCGTTGTGGGAAGTTCTCCCACCTTCCCTTTGTCCAAATGATCCTGTAGAATTGTAGAGGTGATCCAGCAAAAGATGGGCAGGTGGCACATGATGAAGATGGTGCGAGACTTTTGGATGTACTCGATGATGCGATCTTCATTTGGGAACCTGTTCATGAAGTACTCCAGCCTCTGGGAATCACTGAATCCTCTCACCTCTGTTCTGCTGTCGATGAAGTCGGAGGGGATCTCGTGGGCCGTCGCGGGCCGCGTGGTGATCCAAATCCTGGCGCAGGAAAGCAGGTTCCTCTTGATAAGGTGCGCCAGGAGCACCTCCAGAGGGTAGGCCTCTGTCACGTCCATGTCTACTTTCATTTCATTCTTCAAGTCCATTTTGAAGTTGCACTCGTCCAATCCGTCCAAGACAAACAAGACCTTGATCCTGCTGCTTTCGTAGTCCCGCTTCCCGGACGTCTGCAGTTCGgcaaatatattgttcaacGTCTCCTCGCTCATGTGCCTACTCTCGCAAACGTAGCGTCGGATGAGCTTGGCCAGCGTAAAACTTTTCCCTTTGTCCGTGTTCAACTCGCGGAAGGTGAAGGGAAATATGAAGTGTACGTCCTGGTTTGTATTCCCGCTGGCCCAGTCGCACACAAAATTTTGAACCAGGAAGGTTTTTCCGATTCCCGCGAAGCCGACTGTGAGCAGCGTGCGTATCGGTCGCGGCTTCCCGTCAGGGCTTTTGAAGATGTCACAAGGCAAGATAGACTCCCTGGCCGCCGCGGCACGAGTCTCCATCTGAAGGACCTCGTGCCGTTCGTCGGGACTGACGTTGGCCCCGTAGCTGACATCCAGCTCCGTGTAGACATCCACCAGAGGCTGCTGCTTCCATCGCTCGGTGTTGCCCTCGGGAACAATGCTGTATAAACTATGCAGGTTGCTTTGCAGGTCTGCCTTCAATCTGGCAAGTTGATCATTGTCATCGTGGACTGAGAAGACGGTGCCTGCAAGAAAGCAGCGATGACCCGTTATGGACAAAAATCAACAACCTCACAGCCAACCCACAGCCGCCAGAGACGGTTGTTTTTAAGTCACCAGCGTTCTAACCCCACAAGCTACTTTTGGGACTAACCTCTTATTTCAAGCACGTTGCAACGCAACATCTCAGCCAAGTTATTGTTACCGATCCTCTTTAGAATCTTGATGGTCTCCTCCAAAGCATTCTCGCCGTGCTTCTTCACCATCTCGTAAGCAACGTCCACCGGGCTGGGGGTGTCAAGTACCCTTTGAGGCAGGTccgtgaagaatttgaaggcctTGAAGTCGTCTTCCCCCAGCTCCATCAGCGTTTTCCACAGCAGCTCCTTCCGCCCGCTGTCCAGAGTCATCCTTCTTCCTCGTAAACGAGTAAGCTAGGTGACCTATGATCGGGTATCTGCGAACGACAACCTTTATTGACTTACAAAGTTAGCTAGAGTAAAGTGAGCTAGGAAACAGTTTGAGTGACGTGATGCAAAACAGGGACGTCaggtcaatctttttcattcctGTTGGAAGTCCCTTGTCACTTGGTTCTTTACAATTGTGGCACAAAATGACGAGATTTGATATTGAAAATACCtgacaatatacagtacaggccaaatgtttggacacacctcatcattTGTGCCCTTTCTTTTCAtgtctatttacattgtaagttGTACATTTAAATTAAATCAAATTGATATGATATGGAATCTCCATAAAGCGTGGTCATGCGCATCCctacctcccagtcaaaatggattgaacgtctggcAGGCCATGAGTCCTATGCTACTTTTTCAAATTCTTCAATGACTGTTGTACATacttgtacactgctggccaaaagtactggcacccctgcaattctgtcagataatgctaaatttctcccagaaagtgattgcaattacaaatgctttggtagcaatatcttcatttattttgcttgtaatgaaaaaccacaataaaaaataataaatcatttaaattttgacaaaactccaaaaatgggccggacaaaagtattggcaccctcagcctaatacttggtagcacaacctttaaaccacaggtgtcaaactgattccagaaagggcctagtgggtgctggattttgttccagccataaacgcgcagagagtttaaccaataaacttcctgctgaaacaaacagcacctgacaaagtttaactgattactcatgtaaaagatctaattggtgaaaaggtgtcctcttcattggttggaaagcaaatctGCACCCACTTTCCCTTTCCGGAAtccgtttgacacctgtgctttagacaaaataactgcgaacaaccacttccggtatgcaatgagtttcttactatgctctgctggaattctagaccattcttctttggccaactgctccagctctctgagatttgaagtgtgtcttctccaaactgccattttcagatctcttcacAGGTGTGTAGTGGGATGCAGGTCTGGGCTCATTGCCGGCCACTATAGAAGTCTacaatgctttctctcaaaccattttctagtgctctatgaagtgtgttttgggtcattgtcctgctggaggacccatgacctctgagggagacccagctttctcacactgggccctaatttatgctgcaaaatgtgttggtcttcagacttcacaatgccatgcacacggccaagcactccagtgccagaggcagcaaagcaaccccaaaacatcagggaacctcctctatttttgactgtggggacagtgttcttttctttgaagggcttgtttttttccctggaAACTTTAtttcgatgccttttcccaaaaagctctaatttcgctcatctgaccagaaaacattcttccaaaaggtttttggctttctcaggtaagtttttgcAAACTGTAGCCTGGTttatttatgtctctgggtcagaagtggggtcttcctgggtatcctactataAGTTCCCTTTTCATTCTGACGCCgaaggatagtacgggttgacactgtcgtACCCTTAGACTGCAGGACAACTTGAACTTgtctggatgttagtcgaggttctttatccaccatccgcacaattttTTGCTGAAatgtctcgtcaatttttcttttccgtccacatcatagccacagtgccatgggcgctacacctattgatgacactacgcaaggtagacacaggaacattgaggtctttggagatggacttatagccttgagattacccatgcttcctcacaattttgcttctcaagtcctcagacagttctttggtcttctttcttttctctatgctcaatgtggtacacacaaggacacgtgacagcggttgagtcaactttaatccattttaactggctgcaagtgtgatttggttattgccaccacctgttatgtgccacagataagtaacacatgctgttaattacacaaattagagaagcattacacgatttttcaaagggtgtcaatacttttgtccggcccatttttggagttttgtgtcaaaCAATAATGatttaatccccccccccccccccccccccatttcttttttgtgtttttcattgcaagcaaaataaattaagaaattactaccaaagcatttgtaattgcaatcattttctgggagaaattgagcattatctgacagaattgcaggggagccaatacttttggccagtactgTAGAATCTCCGTAAAGTGTGGTATCGCCCATCCCTACCTCCCAGTCAAAGTGGATTGAACGTCTGGCAGGCCATGAATCCTATGCTACTTTTTCAAATTCTCCAATGACCCTTGTAAATACTTTGTATGCAAgtattttattcaaaaaataaggaAATGTATGGCAAGCACCAGTGAAGTGAGTCACACATCTGAAGACAACAGGAAGTTGTGTAACTGCTAGCGAAACCTTGTCTCTCTAAAAGAAGATGAAAAGGAAAGCACTATTCAAGCACATGATAGTCATCACACAAAACAGGAGGCTAACTGACCAAAGGAGCAGCCTATGGGCAAACTTTGGAACTAGCCACTCATGTGTTTCCTTTCAGTGAAAGAGAAAACTTACCCGGACAGCCTTGTCGCGTCGACTCTTCCAGAGTGTGCGAGTCGCCACTTGTCTCAGTGCTCTAG includes:
- the LOC130920744 gene encoding NACHT, LRR and PYD domains-containing protein 12-like produces the protein MTLDSGRKELLWKTLMELGEDDFKAFKFFTDLPQRVLDTPSPVDVAYEMVKKHGENALEETIKILKRIGNNNLAEMLRCNVLEIRGTVFSVHDDNDQLARLKADLQSNLHSLYSIVPEGNTERWKQQPLVDVYTELDVSYGANVSPDERHEVLQMETRAAAARESILPCDIFKSPDGKPRPIRTLLTVGFAGIGKTFLVQNFVCDWASGNTNQDVHFIFPFTFRELNTDKGKSFTLAKLIRRYVCESRHMSEETLNNIFAELQTSGKRDYESSRIKVLFVLDGLDECNFKMDLKNEMKVDMDVTEAYPLEVLLAHLIKRNLLSCARIWITTRPATAHEIPSDFIDSRTEVRGFSDSQRLEYFMNRFPNEDRIIEYIQKSRTIFIMCHLPIFCWITSTILQDHLDKGKVGELPTTLTELYSEHAFRHLDTSKERQTTEYACDVKALAKLAFHNTMSKRQIFYEKDLADCGFDYEQAAKHCGIFTEVFREVRPLRRNLQGKMFQFIHLTIQEYMAAFYVMMSLFHDNKNVLTDSELEPAGVFQEEEKSEELEEIESEDEETELAEEEKEDEGSWKITEVLRSALQKASESEGNLDLFLRFLVGLSLPCNQEVVGELLKAPQYCRQSKSKTVKLIKERIKRNTPENNINLFYCLNELKDDSLLKQIQKEIVLSFHWEDMPDYMWSALAFLLTNDETLKSIYLSEYAQSPLVLEKLLVVVKASQKLELVECYLDKRSCHLLASVLSSPSNLRHLDLSLNDLSDEGVEILSKGLTSPHCILQFLGLQCCGMTKQGCILLAESLKLNPSHLQELHLNFNNLSDEGVKILSKGLASPYCVLQVLKLSECGITGRGCVSLAEPLMLNPSYLQQLYLNFNNLTDEGVEALSKGLASPHCTLQVLELSECGITKQGCVSLGEALKLNPSHLQELDLCWNDLSDEGVEIISEGLASPHCSLKVLQLSWCNITDKGCVSLAKALKLHSSHLQELYLWGNQIGEEGKRVLLDVQEDPSYQLKTVCFTG